In Marmota flaviventris isolate mMarFla1 chromosome 17, mMarFla1.hap1, whole genome shotgun sequence, a single genomic region encodes these proteins:
- the Adprm gene encoding manganese-dependent ADP-ribose/CDP-alcohol diphosphatase, translating to MADKANPGTLTDNSERLFSFGVIADIQYADLEDGYNFQGSRRRYYRHSLVHLQGAIEDWNKESSMPCCVLQLGDIIDGYNAQYKTSEKSLEVVMNTFKMLKVPVHHTWGNHEFYNFNRDYLTRSKLNTRFLEDRIVDHPETIPSENYYAYHFVPFPKFRFILLDAYDLSVLGVDQSSPKYQQCMKILREHNPNTELNSPQGLSEPQFVQFNGGFSQEQLNWLNEVLAFSDTNQEKVVIVSHLPIYPEASDSVCLAWNYRDALAVIWSHKCVVCFFAGHTHDGGYCEDHFGVHHVNLEGVIETAPVSQAFGTVHVYPDKMVLKGRGRVPDRIMNYKKEKALNF from the exons ATGGCTGATAAGGCCAATCCTGGAACCCTCACTGACAATTCAGAAAGACTCTTCTCCTTTGGAGTAATAGCAGATATTCAGTATGCCGACTTAGAAGATGGATACAATTTCCAAGGAAGCCGGCGGAGGTACTACAGACATAGTCTCGTTCACTTACAGGGTGCCATTGAAGACTGGAATAAAGAAAGCAGCATGCCCTGTTGTGTCCTGCAGCTTGGAGACATTATTGATGGCTATAACGCACAGTATAAAACATCAGAAAAGTCCCTGGAAGTTGTTATGAACACATTCAAAATGCTTAAAGTCCCAGTTCATCATACATGGGGAAATCATGAATTCTACAACTTCAATAGAGATTATTTAACAcgctctaaacttaacacaaggTTTCTAGAAGACCGGATTGTAGATCATCCTGAGACCATACCCTCAGAGAATTATTATGCTTACCACTTTGTACCATTCCCTAAATTTCGGTTCATTTTACTCGATGCTTATGACTTGAGTGTCTTAGGCGTGGATCAGTCTTCTCCAAaataccagcagtgtatgaagaTACTGAGGGAGCACAATCCAAATACGGAATTGAATAGTCCTCAAG GACTTTCTGAGCCCCAGTTTGTCCAGTTTAATGGAGGATTCAGCCAAGAACAGCTGAACTGGTTGAACGAAGTTCTTGCGTTCTCTGACACAAACCAAGAAAAGGTGGTGATTGTGA GCCATCTTCCCATTTACCCAGAGGCCTCCGACAGTGTGTGCTTGGCCTGGAACTACAGAGATGCTCTGGCAGTCATCTGGTCTCACAAGTGTGTGGTGTGTTTCTTTGCTGGTCATACTCATGATGGTGGCTACTGTGAGGATCATTTTGGTGTGCACCATGTCAACCTAGAAGGAGTTATTGAAACAGCTCCAGTCAGCCAAGCCTTTGGCACAGTTCATGTCTATCCTGACAAAATGGTGTTGAAAGGGAGAGGCAGAGTTCCAGACCGAATTATGAATTATAAGAAGGAAAAAGCCCTCAACTTTTAG
- the Tmem220 gene encoding transmembrane protein 220 codes for MRPAPGPGARTLWRACNWLMAAFFALAALVQVNDPDAELWVVVYAVPAVLTLLVGVNPLVTGHFIWKSVSAVHVSFCLVWAAGLAYHFLLHTQHNILHEEEGRELSGLVIITAWMSLCHSSSKNPVGGRIQLVVATAIALFPLISWVYVYINKEMRSSWPTHCKTVF; via the exons ATGAGGCCTGCGCCGGGGCCCGGGGCGCGCACCCTGTGGAGGGCCTGCAACTGGCTCATGGCGGCTTTCTTCGCCCTGGCGGCTCTCGTGCAG GTCAATGATCCAGACGCAGAACTGTGGGTG GTGGTATATGCTGTACCTGCAGTACTGACCCTGCTTGTAGGAGTTAACCCTCTTGTCACAG GTCACTTTATTTGGAAGAGTGTCTCTGCAGTCCACGTGTCGTTTTGCCTGGTGTGGGCCGCCGGCTTGGCGTACCACTTCTTACTTCACACCCAACATAACATCTTACACGAAGAGGAAGGCAG GGAGCTGTCTGGTCTGGTGATTATCACAGCATGGATGAGCCTCTGCCACAGTTCATCAAA GAATCCAGTTGGTGGAAGAATTCAGTTGGTTGTTGCTACTGCAATTGCTCTTTTCCCACTTATCTCCTGGgtctatgtatatataaacaaggAAATGCGGTCTTCCTGGCCAACACACTGCAAGACAGTATTTTAA